Genomic DNA from Streptomyces sp. GS7:
GTGAGGCGGTCGAGGACGTACAGCGGGCTGCCGTCCAGGTTGATGAGGGGGTTGAGCTTGCGGAAGTTGACCGTCGCGGGCAGCTTGCGGTGGCGCATGGCGAGGATGACCTTGAGCATGCCCGCGATGCCGGCGGCCCCTTCGAGGTGGCCGATGTTGGTCTTCACGGAGCCGATGCCGCACCGGTGTGCCGGGGCCTGTCCGGACCGGTCCGCGGCCAGGTCGGCGAAGGCCCGCTTGAGGCCGCGGATCTCGATGGGGTCCCCGACCGGTGTGCCGGGGCCGTGCGTCTCCACGTAGGTGACGGTCTCGGGCGCGATGCCGGCCTTCCGGTAGACGCCGGCGATCAGTTCGGCCTGGGCGGTCGGGTTGGTGACGGTCAGCGAGCTGGTGCGCCCGCCGTGGTTGCTGCCGATGCCCTTGATCACGGCGTGCACGGCGTCGCCGTCGCGGCGGGCGTCCGCGGCCCGCTTGAGCAGGACGGTGCCGCCGCCCTCGCCGCGCACATAGCCGTTGGCGTCGGCGTCGAACGCCCGGCACCGGCCGTCGGGCGAGAGCATGCCCGCCTTGGCGAAGGCGATGAAGTGCCGCGGCGACCAGGTCAGGTTGACGCCGCCGGCGAGCGCGAGGTCGCAGTCGCCGGCCTGGAGGGCCTGCACCGCCTGCTGCACGGCCACGAGCGAGCCGGCGCAGGCCGTGTCGTTGACGACGCTCGGGCCGCGGAAGTCGAAGTGGTGGGAAACCCGGTTGGCGATGATCGCGTACGCGGCGCCGGTCGGGTAGTAGGCGTCGATCTCCTCGACTTCCCGCTCGATCAACTCGGCGTAGTCCCAGTGGCAGACGCCCATGAAGACACCGGTGCGGGAGCCCGCGACGCGGTCGGCCCGGTAGCCGGCGTCCTCCAGGGCGTGCCAGCTCAGCTCCAGGGCCATCCGCTGCTGCGGGTCCATGGACTGCGCCTCGCGCGGGGAGATCTGGAAGAAGTCGGCGTCGAAGCAGTCGGCGTCGTCGACGAACCCGCCCCAGACGCTGTTGGTCTTGTTGAATTCACGGCGCGGGTGGCCGAGGTGGTCCTCCTTGCGCCAGCGGCGCTCCGGGACCTCGCTGATGAGCGAGCGGCCCTCGGCGAGATGGCTCCAGAACTCCTCGGGCGTGCGCGAGCCGGGCAACCGCAGGGACAGGCCGATGACGGCGATGTCCCGGTCGTCGGCGAGGACGCCGTTCTCCTTCTGCATGGCGCGTTCTCCGTCCTAGGCCGACAGGGCGCCGCTGCGCCGGTCGACGACGTACAGGGGGACTGTGAGCGGGCCCCGGCGGCGGGCGTTGCCGCGCACGTACCAGTGGTGCAGCCAGACCGTCGACGCCAGGCAGACGAACGCCTGGTTCTCCTTGGTGCCGGTCTCCTCGGGCGGGCTGTCGAAGACGCGGTCGGTGAACCGCTTCACGAAGCGCGCGTCGAGGGCACCGATCTCGTCGAGGGTGCCGGGATCGGTCAGCAGGTCGCGGTAGTCCGGGCGGGAGCGGACGAACGCGGCGCTGTCCGGGGCGCGGTAGGGGAACTTCCCCTTCTTGACGATCCGTTCCGGCAGCGCGTCGGCATAGGCGCGCTTGAGCAGGTACTTCTCGTCGTAGGGGTCGCCGAACCGCAGATTGACCGAGGCGGCGCGGCGGACCACGGCGGGGTCGAGGAAGGGGCAGCGGTTCTCCACGCCGTGGGCCAGCGCCATGCGCTCGCCCTGGGTCGAGAGCAGGTAGCCGCTCAGCAGCGTGCGGAACTCCAGCCACTGGGCCTTCTGCACGGGTGCGAGCTGTGCGTAGCCGGGTTCGGCGGCGACGAGTTCCTTGAGGGCCGCGAAGGGGTCGCCCGCGTTCTTGAGCAGGCGTGCGGCGAAGCGGCCGTTCTGGAACCGCATCTGGTGGGAGAAGAGGCCGGGCAGGGTCTCCTCGGTGAACTGCCGGTAGAGCCCGAGCATCCGGCGGTGGCCGTCCTCGCCGCTGAAGTGGCGCAGATACGGATGGAGCCGGCTCATGTGGCGCAGGCGGGTGTCGTCGTCCAGCTCGTGCCAGGTCGAGAGCAGCAGCGTGTCCTTGAAGATGCCGTAGCCGAGGAATCCCTCGTCGGCGCCCTCGCCGCTGAGCACGACCTTGATCCCTTCGCTCCGGACGTGGCGTGCCAGCAGGTACATGGGGACGAAGGCGGTGCGGAAGACGGGCACCTCGGCGTGCCGGACGGCTTCGGGGAAGGCGTCGACGACGTCCTCGTCGGTCACGCGCACGGTGGAGTGGCGGGTGCTCAGGTGAGCGGCCAGCTCGGCCTGTTCGGCCGATTCGTCGAACTCCGCGTCCTCGAACTCGATCGAGAACGTCCGCAGCGGTCGGCTCGTCCGCTGCGCCGCGATGTGGGCGATGATCGAGGAGTCCAGGCCGCCGGAGGCGTAGACGCCGACCTCGACGTCGCTGCGGAGGCGCACGTCAACCGCCGCTTCGAGGTCCGCGCGGACGAGCTCGACGGCCTCCTGCTCGCTCTCCGGGGCCGGGCCCCGGGCCAGGTCGAGTGTGGCCCAGCGACCGCGCCGGACCTCGTCACCGCGCACGCACAGGTACTCGCCCATGGGGATCTGCTCGATCCCCTGGTACGCGCTCTGACCGGGCAGCGGGGTCCAGGTGGCGAAGACCGATGCCAACTGTGCCTCGTCGAAGGCGAACCGGAAATCCGGGTAGGCCAGGAACGCCTTCATCTCGGAGGCGAACAGCCACGCGCCGCGGCAGCGCGCCACGTACAGGGGCCGCTTGCCGAACCGGTCGCGCACCAGGTGCAGTTCGCCGGTGACGCTGTCGTAGAGGGCGAACGCGAAGGCGCCGTTGAAGCGGGGCAGGCAGTCGAGACCCCAGGCGATCCAGGCGTTGAGCACGACCTCGGTGTCGGACTCGGTGCGGAAGGCGAGGCCGCGGGCCGCCAACTGCGCGCGCAGCTCACGGTAGTTGTACAGCTCGCCGTTGTAGCAGAGCCAGTAGCGGCCGTCGGCGCTGCCGACCGGCTGCGAGCCGGTGGACAGGTCGATGATGCTCAGCCGCACCGTGCCCATGGCCAGCCGGTCGTCGAGGAGGCAGCCCGCCTCGTCCGGGCCGCGGTGCTCGATCTGGGCGAGCATGCCGTGGATCAGGGTCTCGTATTCCTGCGGTGGCAGGGGGCTTCCGTAGAAGCCGGCGATGCCGCACATCGGGTCACCGGCTCCCGGCGGCCCGCAGGCGGGCGGCGTCGACGAACCCGACGATGCCGGACAGCGAGACCATGACGTTGCCGAGGATCTCGTCGCCCAGCGGCACTCCGTACGCCTCCTCGATGTGCGCCATCAGCGAGATGTAGCCGAAGGAGTCGAGGATGCCCGCCTTGAACAGGTCGGTGTCCTCGGTGATGTCCGAGTCGAACTCGAACATGAACCGCTCTTCCATGTACTGCTTGAGTGCCTGCTTCATGGCTGTCCGTCACCCTCGGGATGGTCGATTCGGGGTGCGTGCCGGTAACCGGCCCGCGTGAACTCTGCGCTTTCCGTGCGGCGTCAGGGAGCCGCGAGCCCGGCAGCGACGATCCGGGCCAGCTCGGGCCACTGGGCCCGGATGAAGAAGTGGTCACCGGGGAACCGGCGGGTGGTCAGGGGCCGGGTGCTCTCCCGTTGCCAGCCCTCCAGGTCGGCCCTGGTGAACCACTCGTCCTCGCCGGCCATGGCGGTGACCGGCACGTCCAGCGGCGGTGCGTCCTGGTGCCGGTAGGCGCCCAGCGCGGCG
This window encodes:
- a CDS encoding acyl carrier protein — translated: MKQALKQYMEERFMFEFDSDITEDTDLFKAGILDSFGYISLMAHIEEAYGVPLGDEILGNVMVSLSGIVGFVDAARLRAAGSR
- the asnB gene encoding asparagine synthase (glutamine-hydrolyzing) — translated: MCGIAGFYGSPLPPQEYETLIHGMLAQIEHRGPDEAGCLLDDRLAMGTVRLSIIDLSTGSQPVGSADGRYWLCYNGELYNYRELRAQLAARGLAFRTESDTEVVLNAWIAWGLDCLPRFNGAFAFALYDSVTGELHLVRDRFGKRPLYVARCRGAWLFASEMKAFLAYPDFRFAFDEAQLASVFATWTPLPGQSAYQGIEQIPMGEYLCVRGDEVRRGRWATLDLARGPAPESEQEAVELVRADLEAAVDVRLRSDVEVGVYASGGLDSSIIAHIAAQRTSRPLRTFSIEFEDAEFDESAEQAELAAHLSTRHSTVRVTDEDVVDAFPEAVRHAEVPVFRTAFVPMYLLARHVRSEGIKVVLSGEGADEGFLGYGIFKDTLLLSTWHELDDDTRLRHMSRLHPYLRHFSGEDGHRRMLGLYRQFTEETLPGLFSHQMRFQNGRFAARLLKNAGDPFAALKELVAAEPGYAQLAPVQKAQWLEFRTLLSGYLLSTQGERMALAHGVENRCPFLDPAVVRRAASVNLRFGDPYDEKYLLKRAYADALPERIVKKGKFPYRAPDSAAFVRSRPDYRDLLTDPGTLDEIGALDARFVKRFTDRVFDSPPEETGTKENQAFVCLASTVWLHHWYVRGNARRRGPLTVPLYVVDRRSGALSA